CCCTCGCATGCCTGCGCTATCCTTGGCTGTTCGTTGCGATTGCGGCGGTGAGCGCCGGGACAAGCCGGATTCGCCTCGGACCGCCCGGCTCCTTCTCGTGGTGCAGCAGGTCGACGGACCCGCCGCAGGTCGGTCAGCTTTCGGCCAGCAGTAGATGCCCGATACTCGGCCCGTGGTCCATGAGCCTGGTCCCGCCGAAAGTCGGTCAGCTTGCAGGTGCAGTCCCGGCGCTGCCCGGACCAGAGCAGGGGAGGGCGTGCGGGTATTTTCCACATCCGGACAGCAGCGGGATCTTTGCTCTCGCGGTCGCTCCGGGCGCTCGGCCTTTGCTGCGGGACCAGAGCCAGACGGCGCCATGGCTCGGGCCGGGGTCCTACTAACCGATCGAGGAGCGATCTCGTGGTGGCAGGCTTGCGGCGTGCCCTCGCAGCGCGCAATCCCGCATCCCCCGCGGGTCGCATCCTACTCTGTCGAGGACCAGGCGCTGCTTCGCAAGCGCGTCATCCACGATCTCGGTCAGGGGCCAAGAAAGCCGATGACAATACGATGGTCGAAGCCTTCTTCGGACCGGCCCACCCGGGTCGGACCTGACGCTCAGGCTGGCCCGTTCCGCGCAGTGGCGATCAACGGATTGCTTCATCCGATCTGGCCTGCCTTGCAGTCCGGCGCCCAGGCTGAAACCCCGCTGCCGGAGAACTTAATCCGGTTGGCGACATTCATCGCTGGCGCAGAGCCACATTGCCTTCGGGCAAAAGGCCCGGGATCGCGCCGAGGGCCCTGAATCCGGGCAGGGCGCATTGAGGGGCCGACCAAGCCCGAGCCGGCAGACCGGCGCCGCTCGCGCCTTCTCCACAGATGGGGCGGTTTTCCGTGCTGGGACACGGGGAAAGCGGAGGTGCATTCTGGACTTCGCGAGTCTCTCGACCGCGCGTGAAGCAATCCGCGCGGGAACGGACGGGTCTGAACGTCAGGTCCGGGGGCACGGTCTTGCGCGTCCGCCGCCGGCTTGCCATGGTGCAAGCGGCAACGGCAGTCGGAGGTCAGGATGCTGAAATGGATCGCCGCGGCGGCGCTGGCCGTCACGCCGGCCATGGCCGACGTGGTCGGCCAGGTCGGGGTCGACTGGGTCGGCAACGACATCATCATCGAGGCCATCGCCGATCCCGATGTGCAGGGCGTGACCTGCCACCTGGCCTATTTCGACCGCTCGGTGATCGACCGGCTCAGCCAGGGCAACTGGTTCGAGGATCCGTCGAACTCGGCCATCGAATGCGCGCGCACCGGGCCGATCAAGATCGGCGACATCCGCCGCGGGCCCAAGGGCGAGGATGTGTTCAGCGCCTCGCGTTCGCTGATCTTCAAGTCGCTGCGCGTCAAGCGGATCTATGACGAGAAGAACCAGGTGCTGGTCTATCTGGCCCATGCCGACCAGGTGAAGCAGGGCTCGGCGAAGATGTCGCTTTCCACCGTGGCGCTGGAGCCGGGCGAGGCGCTGCCGGCGCGCTAGACCTTTTGCGGATTTGCGTCGTCATCCCGGGTCATGCGAAACTGCCGCATGCGCCGCAATCCGCGCCCGGCAGGTGGACAGGGGCGCCGGCTGGCTGTATGAGCCCCGCCAAACGGGAATGATGTGATGCGGATTCCGGCCAAATCGGCGAAATACAGTCTGGGCCAGGTGGTGCGCCACCGCGAACATCCCTTTCGCGGGGTGATCTTCGACGTGGACCCGGAATTCGCCAATACCGAGGAATGGTACGAATCCATTCCCGAGGAATCGCGCCCGTCGCGCAACCAGCCCTTCTATCATCTTTATGCCGAGACCGAGGCGACCTATTACGTCGCCTATGTCTCGGAGCAGAACCTGATGCCGGACCAGTCGGGCGAGCCGCTGGAACATCCCGAGGTCACCGAGATGTTCGGCGAATTCCGCGACGGCCATTATCCGCTGCAGGCCGGCCTGAACTGAGCGCCGCCGCGTAGGGGCTCACGAGGCGGCGGCCGGCGGCGCGCAGGGCAGCAGCGCCTCGGTCACCGGGACGATGAAGGCCAGGAAATTGCGGTGCCCCTCGCGGAAATAGCTGAGCGAGGCGGTCAGTTCCTGGATCAGGTACCAGCCGAACCCGCCTTCGGGCAGCAAGAGGATCGAGGCGGTGTCGCCGGGGGCCAGGTCGACAAAGGGCAGGTCGCGCGGATCGAGGCAGGACAGCGGCAGCGGCCGGCCGTCGTCGGTGACCGCGCAGGCGATGCCGCCGACATGGCGCGCGACGCAGAGATGGATCAGCGGCGCATGTGGGCGGCCGCCCAGGCGCATCGCCTCGGTCCGGGTGCCGTGTTCGCAGATGTTGTTCAGCACCTCGGCCAGCGCCAGCTCGAGCTTAGCGATCACCTCGTCCTCGGCGCTGCCGTCGAACCTTTCGCGCATGAAGAGCAGCGCCGCGCGCACGGTTTCCGGATCGGCGCGAAAGATGCGGTGGAACATCGGATGCCGCCCGGGCGGCGGTTGGCGCAGCCGCTTTTCCGCCGGCGGAGGGGACAGGCTCATGGCGCGGGGCTTTCCGTCTGGCTGCCGTCATCCGGATCCTGACGGATGTTCAGCACAGTGTCCATGCGGGTGAGCCGGAAGACCCGCGCCACATTCGGCGTCAGCCGCGCCAGCACCAGCGGCCGGTCGGGCGGCATGGCCTTGTAGATGGCGATCACCGCGCCCAGGCCCGAGCTGTCCATGAACTCCACCGCACCCAGGTCGAGCGTCACCGGCGGGCCAGAAGCGCCGATCATGCTGCGCACGCGGTCCTTGAAGGCGGTTGCGACCATGGCGTCCAGGCGCTTTTCGTCGACGCGGATCGTCAGCCCGTCCTGCTGGGGCAGCAATGTCATGTGCATCCTCTGGCTCCGTCACTGTGGCCTCGGTTCATCACTAGCGCGAAAATATTACCAGCCGGTAAGCGGCGCAGCGGTTTCCCGCCCCTGCACCGGCAGGAATTTCTGCGCAATTCTAACCAGTTTACTGTCCCTGCCGCCCTTGACCTGTCTCAAAGGGCAGCCGGGTCGCAGATTGAAGGCGGGCGGCGAAGCGGGATAGGGTCGGACATGGACCGGCACGAGATGACCCCATGCGTTTTGCCCTTCTTCCCGCGGCCCTGCTGGCGGCCTGCGCCATGAGCGCCGCTGCCGCGCAGGCCGGCCTGAGCTGTCCCGAGCCCGGCGATGCGCTGACCGCCCGGCTGTGCGCGGCGCTGCGGCAGGAACTGGACCGGTCCGGCACGCCTGCGCCGCCGCTGACCTTGCAGGCCCATAGCCCCCGCCCCGATCTGCTGCGCGCCCGGCTGAGCATCGGCGAGGGCGCGGGTCGGCGCGACGGACCCGAGCTTGAACTGACGGTGATGGATCGCGCCGAAATCCCCGACAGGCAGCTGAGACAGCTGGCCCGGCTGCTGCTGGACCGGACGCTTCCCCCTGACGAATAGTTTCAAAGGATTTTCCCCATGCCCGATGCGAATTTCAGCTTCTTCACCCGCGACTGGACCCGAAGCGCCGCGGATGACGCCGCCCGCGCCATCCGGGTCGAGGGCGGTGATGCGCCCGCCTCGACCGCGACCGGCTATTCCATCGCGGTCGGCGACACGTTCAACGGCTCGCTCGGCGGGGGGGACGCGGACTGGGTGCGGGTGCAGCTGCAACCCGGCACCTATGTCATCTCGCTGGATTCGCGCGGCAGCGGCGGGGTCTACGACCCCTACCTTCAGGTGATGAACGGCGCCGGCGCGGTGATCGCCTATGACGACGACGGCGGCAGCACCGGGCTGAATTCGCGGCTGGTGCTGAACATCACCCAGGCCGGCACCTATTACCTCGAGGCCGGCAGCTATGCCGATGCCTATAGCGGCGCCTACAGTCTGTCGCTGACCCGCACGGCGCCGCTGCGCAACTTCACCATGCCCGAGATCGCCCGGCAGCTGACCGACGGCTATTGGCAGGATGGCGGCGGCGCGCGCCGCGCCTTCGACGTGGGGCCGGGGGGCGTGCTGAACGTGGACCTGTCCGGCCTGACCCCGGCGGGCCGCGTGCTGGCCGATGCCGCGCTTGCGGCCTGGGAATCGGTGACCGGCATCCGCTTCAACCGCAACCCGGGGCCAAGCGCCACCATCCACATCAGCTTCGACGACAACGATCCGAACAGTGCCTGGTCGAGCTCGGTCACCAGCGGCGGCACCATCATCAGTTCGCACGTCAATGTCAGCACGGACTGGTTGCAATCCTATGGCACCGGCTTCAACACCTACAGCTACCAGACCTATATCCACGAGATCGGCCATGCGCTGGGCCTGGGCCATGCCGGCAACTACAACGGCAATGCCACCTATGGCGTCGACAACCACTATCTGAACGACAGCTGGCAGGCGTCGGTGATGTCCTATTTCTCGCAGATCGACAACACTTCGGTCAATGCGAGCTATGCCTATATCACCTCGGCGATGATCGCGGACATCCTGGCGATGCAGACGCTTTATGGCGCGACCTCGATCCGCACCGGCAACAACACCTATGGCGAGCAGACCAATGCCGGCGCGGCCTATGCCCGCATCGCCACCATGCTGCGCAATGCCGGCAGCCGCGATGACATCGCCTTCACCGTTTTCGACCAGGGCGGCATCGACACGCTGGACCTGTCGGGCGACGACAGCGGCCAGCGCATCAACCTGTCGCAGGGCAGCATCTCCAGCGCCTATGGATTGACCGGCAATATCTCGATCGCGCAGGGCACGGTGATCGAGAATTATCGCGCCGGAAGCGGCTATGACGTGGTGAACGGCAATGCCGCGAACAACGAGATCCATGGCAATGCCGGCAATGACACCCTGCGCGGCAATGCCGGCAACGACCGGCTGTTCGGCGGCGGCGGCGCCGACCTGCTGGAGGGCGGCATCGGCAACGACGCCTATTACATCGACAGAGCGCAGGACCGCGTGGTCGAGGCGGCGGGCGCCGGCATCGACACGGTCTATGCGCCTTTCTCGACGGTGCTGGGGGCCAATCTGGAGAATCTGGTGCTGACCTCGACCGGGGCGCAGAACGGCACCGGCAACGCGCTGGCGAACCAGCTGACCGGCAATGCGGCGGCGAACCGGCTGCAGGGCCTGGACGGCGCGGATACGCTGCTGGGCCAGGGCGGCAATGACACGCTGGAGGGCGGCATCGGTGCCGATGTGCTGAACGGCGGGGCGGGGCGCGATCTGCTGATCGGCGGCGGCGGCAATGACATCTATGTCACCGACGGCAGTGACCAGATCCGCGAGACCGCCGGCCAGGGCACCGACACGGTGCGGGCGCTGGTCTCCATGGCGTTGGGCGCCAATCTCGAGAATCTGGAGCTGATCTCGGGCGGGGCGCAGAACGGCACCGGCAACGGGCTGGCGAACCGGATCACCGGCAATGCCTTTGCCAACCAGCTGAGCGGGCTTCTGGGCAATGACGCGCTGTTCGGGGCCGGCGGCAACGATACGCTGCTGGGCGGGGCGGGCAATGACTCGCTGTTCGGCGGCATCGGCAACGACCTGCTGGTGGGCGGCGTGGGCAATGACCAGCTGAACGGCGGGCTGGGGGCGGATCACTTCGCCTTTCACGCCGGGCGCGACGTGATCCTGGACTTTCAGGACAATGTGGACACGCTGCGCATCGACGATGCGCTGTGGGGCGGCGGGGCGCGCACGGCGGCGCAGGTGCTGTCCTATGCCCGCGTGCTGGGCGGCAATACCGTCTTCGATTTTGGCGGCGGCAATGTGCTGACGCTGAACGGGTTTGGCAGCATCGACGCCCTGCGCGACGACCTGATCGTCATCTGATCCGGCTTGCCCGGAAAACCGGCATGGGGCGTCGCGGCTGCGGCGCCCTTTTTCGTGGCCTGTCGCCGGTTTTTGACCCGGACGCGGAACCCTTGCCGGCCCATCTGCCTTGCTTTTGTGCAAAAGGGCTGCCTTGCCGCGCCAAAGCGGAAAATCCGACGCAGCGCGACCCGGCGGGCGTGGACAGGGCGCGTCCGGATGCGAAGATCGGGGGCAGAGGTAGGGGTCGCAGCGATGACGATGTATTACAATGAAATGGTCGAGGCCGGGCGGGTGCGGGCGCCCTATGCCATGCTCTCCGACTGGATCGAGACCATGCCGGCCGAGATCCGCCAGATGAAGCAGGCCGAGGCCGAGGCGCTGTTCCGCCGCATCGGCATCACCTTCGCCGTCTATGGCGAGGGCGGCGACCCGGACCGGCTGATCCCCTTCGACATGATGCCGCGCGTGTTCCTGCAAGGCGAATGGCGC
This portion of the Paracoccus sp. N5 genome encodes:
- a CDS encoding CreA family protein, translated to MLKWIAAAALAVTPAMADVVGQVGVDWVGNDIIIEAIADPDVQGVTCHLAYFDRSVIDRLSQGNWFEDPSNSAIECARTGPIKIGDIRRGPKGEDVFSASRSLIFKSLRVKRIYDEKNQVLVYLAHADQVKQGSAKMSLSTVALEPGEALPAR
- the hspQ gene encoding heat shock protein HspQ; the protein is MRIPAKSAKYSLGQVVRHREHPFRGVIFDVDPEFANTEEWYESIPEESRPSRNQPFYHLYAETEATYYVAYVSEQNLMPDQSGEPLEHPEVTEMFGEFRDGHYPLQAGLN
- a CDS encoding ATP-binding protein, producing MSLSPPPAEKRLRQPPPGRHPMFHRIFRADPETVRAALLFMRERFDGSAEDEVIAKLELALAEVLNNICEHGTRTEAMRLGGRPHAPLIHLCVARHVGGIACAVTDDGRPLPLSCLDPRDLPFVDLAPGDTASILLLPEGGFGWYLIQELTASLSYFREGHRNFLAFIVPVTEALLPCAPPAAAS
- a CDS encoding STAS domain-containing protein, with amino-acid sequence MTLLPQQDGLTIRVDEKRLDAMVATAFKDRVRSMIGASGPPVTLDLGAVEFMDSSGLGAVIAIYKAMPPDRPLVLARLTPNVARVFRLTRMDTVLNIRQDPDDGSQTESPAP
- a CDS encoding M10 family metallopeptidase, which codes for MPDANFSFFTRDWTRSAADDAARAIRVEGGDAPASTATGYSIAVGDTFNGSLGGGDADWVRVQLQPGTYVISLDSRGSGGVYDPYLQVMNGAGAVIAYDDDGGSTGLNSRLVLNITQAGTYYLEAGSYADAYSGAYSLSLTRTAPLRNFTMPEIARQLTDGYWQDGGGARRAFDVGPGGVLNVDLSGLTPAGRVLADAALAAWESVTGIRFNRNPGPSATIHISFDDNDPNSAWSSSVTSGGTIISSHVNVSTDWLQSYGTGFNTYSYQTYIHEIGHALGLGHAGNYNGNATYGVDNHYLNDSWQASVMSYFSQIDNTSVNASYAYITSAMIADILAMQTLYGATSIRTGNNTYGEQTNAGAAYARIATMLRNAGSRDDIAFTVFDQGGIDTLDLSGDDSGQRINLSQGSISSAYGLTGNISIAQGTVIENYRAGSGYDVVNGNAANNEIHGNAGNDTLRGNAGNDRLFGGGGADLLEGGIGNDAYYIDRAQDRVVEAAGAGIDTVYAPFSTVLGANLENLVLTSTGAQNGTGNALANQLTGNAAANRLQGLDGADTLLGQGGNDTLEGGIGADVLNGGAGRDLLIGGGGNDIYVTDGSDQIRETAGQGTDTVRALVSMALGANLENLELISGGAQNGTGNGLANRITGNAFANQLSGLLGNDALFGAGGNDTLLGGAGNDSLFGGIGNDLLVGGVGNDQLNGGLGADHFAFHAGRDVILDFQDNVDTLRIDDALWGGGARTAAQVLSYARVLGGNTVFDFGGGNVLTLNGFGSIDALRDDLIVI